One stretch of Oryzias latipes chromosome 7, ASM223467v1 DNA includes these proteins:
- the LOC101162528 gene encoding deoxynucleoside triphosphate triphosphohydrolase SAMHD1-like: MDPINPGKVFNDSIHGHVELHPLLVQIIDTPQFQRLRYIKQLGGGYFVYPGASHNRFEHSIGVAYLAGLQAKTLKENQPKLNITDKDILCVEIAGLCHDLGHGPFSHLFDQMFMPQAHDEDDEDDKERKVQARNKDDKEWRHEDASVEMFQYLLEKNRELLTEMKNSRLEDNDLVFIKELILGEPLKKKSDKPEDPSDWPYEGRGEDKSFLYEIVSNKQNGIDVDKFDYFARDCHHLGLKNNFDHMRYFKFTRVIGVEKNKLKRKHICSRDKEAGNLYDLFYTRDRLHRRAYQHKVTKNVEIMIKDALLKANKHIKFKGKDKEKKENFFTISDAKDNMEAYTQLTDQVTQRILESSSSELEQARNILERIKTRDLYELVDEAKGQNKQHKKISKETITNELKVVLPGEVRDHHNDYFEVVLVTYSYGKGDKDPVECSYFYKKDGEPPEAFQITRQQVSNFLPECFWEQTIRLYWKNKDKTHWHDVAEKFTVWCEHNRFQKY, translated from the exons atggaCCCAAT AAACCCTGGCAAG GTGTTTAATGATTCCATCCATGGTCATGTGGAGTTACATCCACTTCTGGTCCAAATCATTGACACGCCTCAGTTCCAAAGACTGCGATACATCAAGCAGCTCGGCGGGGGCTATTTTGTTTACCCAGGGGCCTCACACAATCGCTTTGAACATTCTATTGG GGTGGCGTATTTGGCAGGACTGCAGGCAAAAACCCTTAAGGAAAATCAACCAAAACTAAACATCACTGACAAAGACATCCTCTGTGTGGAGATTGCAGGTCTTTGCCATGACCTTG GACATGGACCCTTTTCTCATCTGTTTGACCAAATGTTTATGCCACAAGCACACGATGAAGACGATGAAGACGATAAAGAACGGAAGGTCCAAGCACGCAACAAAGACGACAAAGAATGGAgg catGAGGATGCTTCTGTAGAGATGTTTCAATACCTGCTGGAAAAGAACAGAGAACTTCTGACAGAGATGAAAAACTCTAGGCTGGAAGACAATGATCTGGTCTTCATCAAAGAGCTTATTCTTGGAGAGCCTCTGAAGAAGAAATCAGATAAACCAGAG GATCCCTCAGATTGGCCATATGAAGGTCGGGGAGAAGACAAGTCATTTCTCTATGAAATTGTCTCAAACAAGCAAAATGGCATTGATGTGGACAAGTTTGACTACTTTGCCAG GGACTGCCACCACCTTGGGCTCAAGAACAACTTTGACCACATGCGCTACTTCAAGTTTACCAGGGTGATTggggtggaaaaaaacaagctaaaaagaaaacacatctgCTCAAGAGATAAG gaagcaGGAAATCTCTATGATTTGTTCTATACAAGAGACCGCCTCCACAGACGAGCCTACCAGCATAAAGTAACCAAGAACGTGGAGATCAT GATCAAAGATGCCCTTTTAAAGGCAAACAAACATATTAAGTTTAAGGGAAaagataaggaaaaaaaagaaaacttcttcACTATTTCTGATGCAAAAGATAACATGGAGGCCTACACCCAACTGACAG ACCAAGTAACTCAAAGAATACTGGAGTCCAGTAGTTCTGAACTGGAACAGGCAAGAAATATTCTAGAAAGAATCAAGACACGAGATTTGTACGAGCTGGTTGATGAAGCCAAG GGGCAGAATAAACAACACAAGAAAATATCTAAG GAGACAATTACAAACGAACTGAAAGTGGTCCTGCCAGGAGAAGTTAGAGACCATCACAACGATTACTTTGAAGTGGTG CTGGTCACTTACAGTTATGGCAAAGGGGACAAAGATCCAGTGGAATGTTCTTACTTCTACAAGAAGGATGGTGAACCACCAGAAGCATTTCAGATCACCAGACAGCAG GTGTCCAACTTCCTCCCTGAGTGTTTTTGGGAACAAACCATCAGGCTTTActggaaaaataaagataaaacacACTGGCATGATGTTGCCGAAAAGTTCACAGTCTGGTGCGAGCACAACAGATTTCAG AAATATTAG